A stretch of DNA from Paenibacillus albus:
AGCAATCTTAGCAGCAACGCGAAGAAGTACTGCAGCCGGTGGAGTCTTCGTTTCGAAAGTGAAAGAACGATCCTCGAATACTGTGATTACAACCGGGATAATAAGACCCGCTTGATCAGCTGTACGAGCATTGAACTCTTTACAGAACGCCATGATGTTTACGCCTGCTTGACCTAGTGCTGGACCGATCGGCGGAGCCGGATTCGCTTTACCAGCTGGAACTTGCAGTTTAACCAACTTGATGACCTTTTTTGCCATGATGAACACCTCCTTGCCGTAATAATCACATGTTTGTACAACAACTCATCGCCGTAAGGCAATTAGCTGTGCGCGGCAGGTCTATTAAACCTTCTCGACTTGACCGTAGTCAAGTTCAACAGGAGTCTCTCTACCGAACATGTTGACATGCACCTTCAGCTTGCTCTTGTCGAGTAGAATTTCTTCCACTGTTCCGACAAAATTAGCGAATGGCCCAACTTTAACACGCACTGTCTCCTTCAGATCGAATTCGATCTTCGGTTTAGGCTCTTCCATGCCCATGTGTTTCAAAATCTGCTCCACTTCATCAGGCAAAAGTGGGGTAGGCTTCGAACCTGAGCCAGTCGAACCGACAAATCCGGTTACGCCGGGAGTGTTGCGAACGACATACCAGGAATCATCCGTCTGAACCATTTCGACGAGGACATAACCAGGGTAAACTTTACGCATGACGGTCTTCTTCTTACCGTCCTTGTTTACTACCTCTTCCTCCATCGGTACAAGCACGCGGAAGATTTTGTCTTCCATGCCCATGGATTCAACACGTTTCTCCAAATTCGCTTTTACTTTGTTCTCATACCCTGAATAGGTGTGAACAACATACCATCTTTTCTCCATCGTTTCCATTCTCAAGCCACCCTTGGACCCTTCTTAAACAATCAGTTCAACCAATGCGGAAATCCCGATGTCAAGAACCCAGAAGTAAATTGTCACGGCTACAATCGTAAAGAAAACTACGAGCGTATAGCTTGTCAATTCCTTTCGGCTTGGCCAGCGGACCTTCTTCAGTTCCGCGAAGCTGTCGGTTAAGAAGGAAAAAGTCGACCCGAAGCTTTGCTTCAGTTTAGCTAAAAATGCCACGTCCACACCTCCAAATTGACCTATCGAGTTTCGCGATGAGGAGTATGCTCGTTACAATACTTGCAAAACTTCTTCATCTCAATACGGTCAGGGTGATTCCGTTTGTTCTTGCTCGAAGCATAGTTTCTTTGTTTGCAGTTTGTGCAAGCCAACGTAATAATTACCCGCATTGCTGACACCTCCCGAACTTACCATAAATAAATAAAGTTTTGATGCATTTATGTGAATCTGCCTGATTCAGAACCCATAATAAAAAAAGACCTATTTAGGGCTACCAAAACACTTTATCACAAGCAAATTTCAGTGTCAACGGAAAACTGTTCCTGCACACTGCATATCGCTTGCTCGCCATTCACACAAGAGACATAGACGACAGACCAAATAAGACGAACTTTTCCATTTCCGCAATTGACAGTATTGTCAACGGAGAAGCACTTCAAACCACGAAACACCCTCCCATTAAAAAAAGAGCCTCGGCGGCTCCCTATTTTAAGTCGGTTAGCTTCCAATATCTCGCAGTTCGAGATAACGCTCTAACTTCCGTTTTACACGTTGCAGCGCGTTATCAATGGACTTCACATGCCGATCAAGATCGACCGCAATTTCCTGATAGGATCTCCCATCAAGATAAAGCATCAATACCTTGCGTTCGAGATCACTCAGAATCTCCGACATCTTGTCTTCTAGACCAATGAATTCCTCTTGATTGATAATCAATTCTTCCGGATCCGAAACTCTAGTCCCGCAGATGACATCAAGCAGCGTACGGTCAGAGTCCTCATCGTAAATCGGCTTATCGAGCGATACATACGAATTCAGAGGGATGTGCTTCTGGCGCGTAGCGGTCTTAATCGCCGTAATAATCTGCCTCGTAATGCACAATTCAGCAAACGCCTTGAAAGAAGCTAGCTTGTCCCCTTTAAAATCGCGGATCGCCTTGTAAAGCCCAATCATACCTTCTTGGACGATATCCTCGCGGTCGGCCCCGATCAAGAAATAGGATCGCGCTTTAGCCCGGACAAAGTTCTTATATTTGTTTATTAAATATTCAAGCGCTTCGCTGTCACCCTCGCGAACCG
This window harbors:
- the secE gene encoding preprotein translocase subunit SecE, which gives rise to MAFLAKLKQSFGSTFSFLTDSFAELKKVRWPSRKELTSYTLVVFFTIVAVTIYFWVLDIGISALVELIV
- the sigH gene encoding RNA polymerase sporulation sigma factor SigH, encoding MSIDLREWKTLDYDCRTDEDIVETVREGDSEALEYLINKYKNFVRAKARSYFLIGADREDIVQEGMIGLYKAIRDFKGDKLASFKAFAELCITRQIITAIKTATRQKHIPLNSYVSLDKPIYDEDSDRTLLDVICGTRVSDPEELIINQEEFIGLEDKMSEILSDLERKVLMLYLDGRSYQEIAVDLDRHVKSIDNALQRVKRKLERYLELRDIGS
- the rpmG gene encoding 50S ribosomal protein L33, whose translation is MRVIITLACTNCKQRNYASSKNKRNHPDRIEMKKFCKYCNEHTPHRETR
- the nusG gene encoding transcription termination/antitermination protein NusG, producing the protein MEKRWYVVHTYSGYENKVKANLEKRVESMGMEDKIFRVLVPMEEEVVNKDGKKKTVMRKVYPGYVLVEMVQTDDSWYVVRNTPGVTGFVGSTGSGSKPTPLLPDEVEQILKHMGMEEPKPKIEFDLKETVRVKVGPFANFVGTVEEILLDKSKLKVHVNMFGRETPVELDYGQVEKV
- the rplK gene encoding 50S ribosomal protein L11 — encoded protein: MAKKVIKLVKLQVPAGKANPAPPIGPALGQAGVNIMAFCKEFNARTADQAGLIIPVVITVFEDRSFTFETKTPPAAVLLRVAAKIAKGSGEPNKKKVATVKRSVVREIAEQKMPDLNAASVEAAMRMVEGTARSMGVVIED